The Acetobacter sp. DNA window GATTTTGGTGGATCAGGTCCATTTGACTGGCTTATGAAGGAAGTTCTCGATCGTGCGACACGGTATGCTACAGAGCGAGGAATTTCGACTGTTGTGGTTCGTGCCAAACGGGACTGATTGCACGACTGCCTTGTCACTTTCCTGGTGACGATGCTCAATGTTGATTGCACTAGGAAAATACATACCTTTGTCAGACCGAGGTTGTGCTAACCTAGCGCCGAAGATTTGGTGATCTAGATGGAGATCGTGATGTCCGGACACAAAACGCAGGAACGGCAGCATTATGCGTGGGCCAGCTTTGAGGCGGTCCGCATTGCTGGTGAGCGGGCGCGAGTAGCGCGGGCAGCCAGTGGTGAGATTATGACCTATGTCCAGAAGGGATGGGTTGTGCGCGAATTCCCCGGCGGTCGGGTTGAACGTCTTGCACCGCTGGAAGAGTTCCGCGATGAAGATTTTCCCTATCCGGCGTGACGCGATTACTGATTTATGCAGGACCGAACGGCTCTGGCAAAAGTAGTCTGCGGGTTGGCACCAGTGCTGACATTGAGCCGGTCGACGTCGTCATTGACCCCGATCAGATAGCACGGGGCATCGATCCGGCTAGCCCGCGCGATGCCGACCGGGAAGCAGGGCGAAGAGCCATCGAGATATTCAATGTATCTCTGGCAACCGGAAAATCGATTTCTCTCGAAACGACATTATCCGGCCACTCCATAATCCGTCGCATCATGGCGGCCCGTATGGCCGGATATCATGTCGAGTTGAGATATATTGCTCTGGCTTCGGTTGAAATGAATGTTCAGCGCGTCAGGGCACGTGCTGCGGGTGGTGGACATTTCATTGAACCGGAAGCCATTCGCAGGCGATATATTGGCAGCCTCGGCAATCTTCCGACTGTTATTGGCCTGTCTGACCATGTTGTCATCTCTGATAATTCAGGCGTTATGCCGGAGCCTGTGCTTGAAATCGAGAATGGTCAGATTGTGCGTCGAGGCATGATTATGCCTGCGTGGCTGGTCAGCACATGTCCTGATCTATGCCGTTAGTGCGTTTTGTCGCCAAGACCAAAGACGCTGTTGTAATGGACTCTGGTAACGCTTGCGCCGACAATTTTACGCCCTTTTGCGCCGGGCTGCGCAGGTAGGGCTGAAAATATTGAATCCAGCTATCTGTCTTCGTTTCCTTTCCTCCATGGGGTTGTATGGAGGAAATCACTATGTCCGGATCACGGATTTTATGGGGACAGGTGAGCGTCGTCCTGCTCATGATCGTCCTGTCATGGTGGATGGCGACGCAATGGGTGGCGTGGAAACTGGGCTTTCAGCCCCAGCTTGGTCCGCCCTGGTTCACGCTTGCGCATCATTGGCCCGTCTACTGGCCCCCCATGTTTTTCTGGTGGTGGTATCTTTACGATGCCTATGCCCCGGATATTTTTAATCAGGGAGGCTGGATCGCAGGAAGTGGAGGCGTGCTGGCATTGGTGGCCGCCATCACGCTTTCTATCCGTCGCGCCCGTGAGGTAAGACGGGCGGCGACCTATGGGAGTGCACGCTGGGCCAGTCGTGAGGAATTACAACAATCCGGACTGCTTGATCCTGACGGTGTCATTCTTGGGCAGTATGGTCGGGATTATCTCCGCCATAACGGTCCCGAGCATGTCCTCTGTTTTGCGCCGACCCGTTCTGGCAAAGGGGTGGGGCTTGTCATTCCAACCCTTCTGACATGGCCCGGATCAACCATCGTCCACGATATCAAGGGTGAAAACTGGCAGATTACGTCGGGTTTTCGTGCCCGCTTCAGCCGGGTCATTCTGTTCGACCCGACCAATCCGGCCTCTGATCCCTACAACCCGCTGCTTGAAATTCGCCAGGGGGAGTGGGAGGTCCGCGACGCGCAGAATGTCGCGGACGTGCTTGTCGATCCCGAAGGATCGCTTGAACGCCGGAACCATTGGGAGAAAACCTCACACTCTCTGCTGGTGGGCGCCATCCTGCATGTTCTATATGCAGAGAAAGACAAGACCCTCTACGGCGTTGCCAATCTTCTGTCCGATCCGAAACGCTCGATTGAAGCCACGCTTGCTGCGATGATGCAGACGAAGCATCTCGGCAAGGATGGCCCGCATCCGGTGGTCGCATCAGCTGCCCGTGAACTGCTGAACAAATCTCCCAACGAACGATCGGGTGTGCTTTCTACCGCCATGTCGTTTCTTGGTCTGTATCGCGATCCGGTCGTCGCGAAAGTTACCTCGCGTTGTGCGTGGCGGATTGCGGATATTGTCAAAGGGCGGTGTTCCACCACGCTTTATCTCAGCGTGCCCCCTTCGGATATCAGTCGCACCAAACCGTTGATCCGTCTGATGCTGAACCAGATCGGACGTAGGCTGACCGAGGATCTGAACGCGCATAAACATAATCATCGCCTGCTGATGATGCTGGATGAATTTCCCGCACTCGGACGGCTCGACTTCTTTGAAAGCGCTTTGGCGTTCATGGGAGGTTACGGCATCAAAGCTTTTCTGATTGCCCAAAGTCTCAATCAGATCGAGAAAGCTTACGGTCAGAACAACTCGATCCTCGATAACTGCCATGTGCGGGTCAGTTTTGCCACCAACGATGAACGGACCGCCAAACGGGTCTCGGATGCGCTGGGGACCGCCACTGAAATCCGGTCCCAGAAAAACTATGCCGGGCATCGCCTGTCGCCCTGGCTGGGGCATCTGATGGTCTCGCGGCAGGAAAGTGCGCGCCCGCTCCTGACGCCTGGTGAAATCATGCAGCTTCCACCAGCCGATGAAATTGTCATGGCGGCGGGCACCCCGCCTGTCCGGGCGAAGAAGGCACGCTATTATGGTGATGCGCGCTTCAAGGAACGGCTGCTGCCTCCGCCCAAATCGGGCGAGGCAACGGCGTCAGCACCAACGCATCCAGATGACTGGACCTTACGCCCATCGCCGGAGACAGCCGGACATACCTCAGTTCCCACACAGCCAGCGCAGGAAGAGGAAACACCTCTGGGGGCGGGGCACAAGCGGACTCCGGATGCCGACCCCAGCGATATTCCACCCCGTGATGAGACGGATGAGCAGCGCGAACAGACCAGACCACCCGAGGCCGGCCAGCGCGGCACACGGTGGGACCGGGACTTTCTCGATCTGCAGAAAGTCGCCCGGCTGGCTGCCATTGACCGCGATGATGGCATGGAGATCGGTGGACCATGAAGCGCGCCCGCAAGAAGCAGCAGATGACGGTCTATCTTGATCCCGATCTGTTCAAAGCTGTCAGTGACATGGCCACCCGCCGCCGTCAGTCCGGTTCTCTCGTGGTCGAGACGGCTCTCTCTGTCTTTTTCTCGCCAGAAGAGGGGACCGGGCAGGCCGCACTGACCCGACGGCTGGACCGTGTCGATAAACGCCTGTCACGGCTGGAGCGCGATACCGGGATTACCGTCGAGACGCTGGCCCAGTTCATTCGTTTCTGGATGATCATGACGCCCGCCTTGCCAGAAAGCTCGGCTGCTGCTGCACGAGCGCAGGCGGCGGAGCGTTATGAAGGCTTCATCGAGGCACTCGGCAGGCGTCTGGCGACAGGCCGACGCCTGCATGAGGATATTCAGCCACCCGACGCACCTTATGGCGATACGGGTGTGGTGTAGCGCGCAATGACACTATCACGCCTTTGATGGAGTTTGTTTGCTGCGGCGTGCAGCACGGGGGCTGACGGGTTGTTCTTTCTTTGATGCTGGCTGTACAGGTTTGTCCTGTTTCGATTTGGCGGGAGATGACAGTCGCGCGGGCCGGCCAGTGGAGCCAGCCGGTCTGGATGCGTCCGTAAGCGTCGTTTCCGGGGGCATGACCTCTGCTGTCGCGACCACCTTCTCTACTGTCTTTTCTGGTGTGGGCGTCCGCCCCTTGCGTCCAAGTCCGATATCACGGGCGACGGCAGCACGGCGTTCCGCATAGGCGGGAGCGACCATTGGATAATCTTTGGGAAGATTCCATCGCTCCCGGTACTGGGCCGGCGTCAGTTGGTAGCGGGACATCAGATGACGCTTGAGCATCTTGAGCTGTTTCCCATCTTCAAGGCAGATGATGTAATCGGGAGAAACAGACTGGTCGATCGGAACTGCCGGGGCCAGTGTGGCTTCGACGTCCTGGTGTGTGTCTTCGGCTGGGTTGTCCTGAACGCCGGCGATGGTGCGGATGGTCTCATGGACCTCCCGGATGAAGGCAGGAACATTTTCTGTCGGTAATGCCGTGTTGCCATTCGAGAGATGGGCTGTGACGATCTGTGTCACGGAGGCGAGAAGGGCAGTGTGCTTGTCGCTGATATCGTCCACGAAATATCTTCCTGAAAATTCGGATCGCTGTCTGGGCATGAAGCCGCTCAACGATGCTGCACATCGGGGCGCGGCACAACCGGATTTTTATTGGGTCAGGTCTTTCTGTTTCCCGTTCCTCGCCGATAATTTTGCGCCTCGTTACGCCGCACTGCGCAGTCACAAAGAACACTATTGAAAAGTGAAGAAATAGTCCTCTCTTAATATATCCCGCGCCTCACGGCTGATCTGACAGTATTCGGTAGAGCGGGGATTTCCATGACAGCTCATCAGCCTCTCTCGCCGGGTGCGGTAAGGAGTTCCGCGATGCTGCGCACCGCCATGGGTGTAGCCATCGCAGATCACCTGTCTGATCCGGCCATTATCGAGGTCATGCTCAATCCGGATGGCCGGCTGTGGATTGATCGTCTGGCAGATGGGTTGGCTGACACGGGGGAAGTGGTCCTGCCTGCTGATGCCGAACGCATTGTGCGTCTGGTCGCCCACCATGTTGGAGCAGAGGTACATTCCGGTGCCCCCCGTGTTTCTGCTGAACTGCCGACGGGTGAGCGGTTCGAAGGGCTGCTCCCGCCAGTCGTGACAGCGCCGAGTTTCGCCATTCGAAAACCAGCGGTCGCGGTCTTCACGCTCGGGGATTATGTCGCGGCCAACATCATGACAGAGGCGCAGGCGGAGTGGCTGCGCACTGCCGTCATGGCCCGCAGGAATATCCTTGTGGTCGGTGGGACATCGACGGGCAAGACCACGCTGGTCAACGCCCTGCTGGCCGAGGTCGCAAAAACAGAGGATCGCGTGATCCTGATCGAGGATACGCGCGAACTGCAATGCACGGCGCCAAATTTGATCGCCATGCGTACAAAGGATGGTGTCATCACACTGTCCGAACTGGTTCGATCGGCACTCCGCCTGCGCCCTGACCGTATCCCGATTGGGGAGGTGCGTGGTCCCGAGGCTCTTGATCTGCTCAAGGCCTGGGGAACCGGCCATCCGGGCGGAATTGGTACACTCCACGCCGGATCGGTGCTGGCTGCCCTCTATCGACTTGAACAGTTGATCCAGGAAGCCGTCGTCACCGTGCCACGCGCGATGATTGCTGAAACCATCGACGTGGTCGCCGTGCTGTCAGGGCGCGGGACCGCCCGTCGTCTGAGCGAACTGGCCGAAATCGACGGTCTTGATTCCGCCACAGACGCTTACCGCATCCGTCCGGCCAGCCTGTCATCCTTCGAAACAGCGTTCTCCGGGAAGGGAGAGTCATCATGATGTCCCGTTCACGCCTCCATTCCGTCGCCCGTTCTGCTCGCTGCCTGCCCGATAGTCGTGTGATCGGCACTGCGATGCTGCTGTGGCTCTGCTTCGGGTCATCGGCCTGGGCATCGGGGGCCGGCATGCCATGGGAAGAGCCGCTCAATCAGATTCTGGAATCCGTGCAGGGGCCGGTCGCGAAGATCGTCTCGGTGATCATCATCACCGTGACCGGCCTAACTCTGGCCTTCGGAGAAACTTCCGGCGGCTTTCGTCGCCTGATCCAGATCGTCTTCGGCCTGTCCATCGCGTTTGCGGCGTCCAGCTTCTTCCTGTCGTTCTTCTCCTTCTCTGGCGGAGCACTGATCTGATGGCCGCCGGATACGACGATGACGCGGTGCCGGGTTTTCATGTCCCTGTGCATCGCTCGCTGACCGACCCGATCCTGCTGGGTGGGGCGCCTCGCGCGGTCGCCATTGCCAACGGCACGCTGGCGACCGCGATCGCTCTTGGGCTGCGCCTGTGGCTGATCGGCGCAGGATTCTGGATCGTGGGGCACACGCTTGCCGTCTGGGGTGCCAGGCGCGATCCGTTCTTCATCGAGGTCGGGCGGCGGCATCTCCGCTACCCCGCCTGGCTTCGGGCATAGGGAGATCGGCCATGATGTCCCTCGGCGAATATCGTAATCGTTCCGCCCTTCTATCAGATTTTCTCCCATGGGCCGCTCTGGTTGAGAAGGGTGTGGTCCTGAACAAGGACGGTTCTTTTCAGCGTACTGCCAGAATACGTGGTCCTGATCTGGATAGTGCCACGCCAGCGGAACTGGTCGGTGTGACCGGGCGGTTAAATAATGCCCTGCGGCGTCTGGGTTCGGGTTGGGCCGTGTTCGTGGAGGCACAGCGTGTGCCGGCCACGATCTACCCGGAAAGCAATTTCCCGGACGCCGCCAGTCAGATGGTCGATCTCGAACGGCGGGAGCAGTTCGAGGATGAGGGGGCACATTTTGAGAGCCGGTATTTCCTCACCCTGGTCTGGCTACCGCCTGCTGAATCATCTGACCGGGCAGCGCGCTTTCTTTATGAGGGCCGGGAGCGCGACGGTCCCGACCCGCATGGGATGCTTCATGCCTTTGTCGATCGCAGCGATCGTCTGCTGGCTCTGCTCGACGGGTTCATGCCCGAAGCAGCATGGCTTGATGACGGAGAAACCCTGACCTATCTGCATTCCACGATCTCGACGCGGAACCAGCGCGTGCGGGTGCCGGAAATCCCGATGCATCTCGACGCGCTACTGGTGGACCAGCCGCTGTCGGGTGGTCTGGAACCGAAGCTGGGCGACGCTTTCCTCAAAACCCTGACCATCACCGGTTTTCCGTCACGGACGTTCCCCGGAATCCTCGACGACCTGAACCGACTCGCCATGCCCTATCGCTGGTCCACCCGCGCCATCCTGCTCGACAAGACCGACGCCACCAAGGTTCTGACGAAGATCCGGCGTCAGTGGTTCGCAAAGCGCAAGAGCATTGCAGCCATTGTCCGCGAAGTGATGACCAACGAGGCGTCGGTGCTGGTGGACAGTGACGCCGCCAACAAGGCGGCGGATGCCGATCTGGCCTTACAGTCCCTCGGGGCCGACGATGTCGGACAGGCATACATCACAGCAACCATCACGGTCTGGGACGGCTTTGCCTCGATTGCTGCCGAGAAGCTGCGTCTGGTCGAGAAGATCATTCAGGGCCGCGACTTCACCTGCATGACGGAAAGCCTGAACGCTGTAGAGGCGTGGCTGGGATCTCTGCCAGGTCATGTCTACGCGAATGTGCGGCAGCCGCCGGTCTCCACATTGAACCTCGCGCATATGATTCCCTTGTCGGCGGTTTGGGCTGGCCCCGAGATGGATGGGCATTTCAAGGCCGCACCGCTGTTCTATGGCAAAACGGCAGGGGCTACGCCCTTCCGGTTTTCCCTGCATGTCGGCGATGTGGGTCACACCCTGATCGCGGGACCGACGGGGGCGGGCAAATCCGTGCTGTTGGCTTTGATGGCCTTGCAGTTTCGCCGGTATATGGGGGCACAGATTTTTGCTTTCGATTTCGGCGGATCCATGCGTGCGGCTGCGCTTGGTATGGGCGGAGACTGGCATGATCTTGGCGGTGGTGTGACGGATGACGACGCCTCGGGTGTGGACGGTTTTCCCGGTGTTTCACTCCAGCCACTGGCGTGGATCGATGATCCAGACGAGCGCAAATGGGCCAGCGAATGGCTGGGGCAGATCCTTGCCGGCGAAGGGGTAACGTTAACGCCAGACGTCAAGGCGTATCTCTGGTCAGCGCTGAATTCCCTGGCGTCATCGCCGGTTCAGGAGCGAACCCTGTCCGGTCTGGTGGCACTGCTCCAGTCCAATGCTCTGAAGCAGGCGCTGGCCCCCTACTGTCTGGGTGGTCCCTATGGTCGCCTGCTGGATGCGGATGCCGAACGGCTGGGTGATGCCGATGTGGTGGTGTTCGAGACCGAGGGGCTGATTGGCTCCGGCGCGGCATCATCCGTTCTGTCCTATCTGTTCCATCGCATCGAAGGACGGCTGGATGGCCGCCCGACCCTGCTGGTCATTGATGAGGGCTGGCTCGTTCTGGATGACGGCGATTTCGCCGGCCAGTTGCGCGAGTGGCTGAAAACGCTGCGTAAGAAAAATGCGTCGGTGATTTTCGCTACCCAATCCCTGTCGGATATCGCCAACTCACCTATTGCGCCTGCGGTGGTGGAAAGCTGCCCGACGCGGGTCTTCCTGCCCAACGAGCGGGCCATCGAGCCGCAGATCATGGTCATCTATCGCGATTTCGGTCTGAATGACCGCCAGATCGCCATCATCGCGCGGGCAGCGTCAAAGCGGGAGTATTACTGCCAGACCCAGCGCGGCAACCGGCTGTTCGAACTCGGCCTCGGTCCCGTCGCTCTAGCCCTGTGCGCCGCATCCGGGAAGGATGATCACAGGCTGATCGACATGGTAATGGCGGAACACGGCCGCGACGGTTTTCTCCCCGCGTGGTTTGAGGCGCGTGGCGTGTCATGGGCGGCGGATTTTTTGCGTGAAGATCTCCGGTCGGAGGGCGTGCCATGACG harbors:
- the trbB gene encoding P-type conjugative transfer ATPase TrbB, which gives rise to MLRTAMGVAIADHLSDPAIIEVMLNPDGRLWIDRLADGLADTGEVVLPADAERIVRLVAHHVGAEVHSGAPRVSAELPTGERFEGLLPPVVTAPSFAIRKPAVAVFTLGDYVAANIMTEAQAEWLRTAVMARRNILVVGGTSTGKTTLVNALLAEVAKTEDRVILIEDTRELQCTAPNLIAMRTKDGVITLSELVRSALRLRPDRIPIGEVRGPEALDLLKAWGTGHPGGIGTLHAGSVLAALYRLEQLIQEAVVTVPRAMIAETIDVVAVLSGRGTARRLSELAEIDGLDSATDAYRIRPASLSSFETAFSGKGESS
- a CDS encoding conjugal transfer protein TraG, which codes for MSGSRILWGQVSVVLLMIVLSWWMATQWVAWKLGFQPQLGPPWFTLAHHWPVYWPPMFFWWWYLYDAYAPDIFNQGGWIAGSGGVLALVAAITLSIRRAREVRRAATYGSARWASREELQQSGLLDPDGVILGQYGRDYLRHNGPEHVLCFAPTRSGKGVGLVIPTLLTWPGSTIVHDIKGENWQITSGFRARFSRVILFDPTNPASDPYNPLLEIRQGEWEVRDAQNVADVLVDPEGSLERRNHWEKTSHSLLVGAILHVLYAEKDKTLYGVANLLSDPKRSIEATLAAMMQTKHLGKDGPHPVVASAARELLNKSPNERSGVLSTAMSFLGLYRDPVVAKVTSRCAWRIADIVKGRCSTTLYLSVPPSDISRTKPLIRLMLNQIGRRLTEDLNAHKHNHRLLMMLDEFPALGRLDFFESALAFMGGYGIKAFLIAQSLNQIEKAYGQNNSILDNCHVRVSFATNDERTAKRVSDALGTATEIRSQKNYAGHRLSPWLGHLMVSRQESARPLLTPGEIMQLPPADEIVMAAGTPPVRAKKARYYGDARFKERLLPPPKSGEATASAPTHPDDWTLRPSPETAGHTSVPTQPAQEEETPLGAGHKRTPDADPSDIPPRDETDEQREQTRPPEAGQRGTRWDRDFLDLQKVARLAAIDRDDGMEIGGP
- a CDS encoding VirB3 family type IV secretion system protein → MAAGYDDDAVPGFHVPVHRSLTDPILLGGAPRAVAIANGTLATAIALGLRLWLIGAGFWIVGHTLAVWGARRDPFFIEVGRRHLRYPAWLRA
- a CDS encoding CopG family transcriptional regulator; this translates as MKRARKKQQMTVYLDPDLFKAVSDMATRRRQSGSLVVETALSVFFSPEEGTGQAALTRRLDRVDKRLSRLERDTGITVETLAQFIRFWMIMTPALPESSAAAARAQAAERYEGFIEALGRRLATGRRLHEDIQPPDAPYGDTGVV
- a CDS encoding TrbC/VirB2 family protein, translating into MSRSRLHSVARSARCLPDSRVIGTAMLLWLCFGSSAWASGAGMPWEEPLNQILESVQGPVAKIVSVIIITVTGLTLAFGETSGGFRRLIQIVFGLSIAFAASSFFLSFFSFSGGALI
- the trbE gene encoding conjugal transfer protein TrbE, with amino-acid sequence MMSLGEYRNRSALLSDFLPWAALVEKGVVLNKDGSFQRTARIRGPDLDSATPAELVGVTGRLNNALRRLGSGWAVFVEAQRVPATIYPESNFPDAASQMVDLERREQFEDEGAHFESRYFLTLVWLPPAESSDRAARFLYEGRERDGPDPHGMLHAFVDRSDRLLALLDGFMPEAAWLDDGETLTYLHSTISTRNQRVRVPEIPMHLDALLVDQPLSGGLEPKLGDAFLKTLTITGFPSRTFPGILDDLNRLAMPYRWSTRAILLDKTDATKVLTKIRRQWFAKRKSIAAIVREVMTNEASVLVDSDAANKAADADLALQSLGADDVGQAYITATITVWDGFASIAAEKLRLVEKIIQGRDFTCMTESLNAVEAWLGSLPGHVYANVRQPPVSTLNLAHMIPLSAVWAGPEMDGHFKAAPLFYGKTAGATPFRFSLHVGDVGHTLIAGPTGAGKSVLLALMALQFRRYMGAQIFAFDFGGSMRAAALGMGGDWHDLGGGVTDDDASGVDGFPGVSLQPLAWIDDPDERKWASEWLGQILAGEGVTLTPDVKAYLWSALNSLASSPVQERTLSGLVALLQSNALKQALAPYCLGGPYGRLLDADAERLGDADVVVFETEGLIGSGAASSVLSYLFHRIEGRLDGRPTLLVIDEGWLVLDDGDFAGQLREWLKTLRKKNASVIFATQSLSDIANSPIAPAVVESCPTRVFLPNERAIEPQIMVIYRDFGLNDRQIAIIARAASKREYYCQTQRGNRLFELGLGPVALALCAASGKDDHRLIDMVMAEHGRDGFLPAWFEARGVSWAADFLREDLRSEGVP
- a CDS encoding zeta toxin family protein, translated to MTRLLIYAGPNGSGKSSLRVGTSADIEPVDVVIDPDQIARGIDPASPRDADREAGRRAIEIFNVSLATGKSISLETTLSGHSIIRRIMAARMAGYHVELRYIALASVEMNVQRVRARAAGGGHFIEPEAIRRRYIGSLGNLPTVIGLSDHVVISDNSGVMPEPVLEIENGQIVRRGMIMPAWLVSTCPDLCR